The following are encoded together in the Gemmatimonadota bacterium genome:
- a CDS encoding FtsX-like permease family protein codes for MTTESVATAGTTEKQISLPLSKAIEISFRSLRIRFWRSLITIGGIFFGIAFLMSILTGAAINEALVEGGSPQVRALLEQKGADGDSATQQVWLVSLSLLVCVVGITNAMLMSVTERYREIGTMKCLGALDKFIIQLFVLESTFQGLVGSVGGVILGCLFMLVSMMTSYGWDPLMLFPLLDVVRSGLYSLGAGLGLAIIGALYPAYRASQMPPADAMRTEV; via the coding sequence ATGACGACGGAATCAGTCGCGACGGCCGGCACGACGGAAAAGCAGATCTCATTGCCCTTGTCCAAGGCGATCGAGATCAGTTTCCGCAGCCTGCGAATCAGGTTCTGGCGGTCGCTGATCACGATCGGCGGGATCTTCTTCGGCATCGCCTTCCTCATGTCCATCCTGACCGGCGCGGCCATCAACGAAGCGCTCGTTGAAGGCGGTTCCCCCCAGGTCCGGGCGCTGCTGGAACAGAAAGGCGCGGACGGCGATTCGGCGACGCAGCAGGTATGGCTCGTTTCCCTCTCCCTGCTGGTGTGCGTGGTCGGAATCACCAACGCCATGCTGATGTCGGTGACCGAAAGGTACCGGGAAATCGGGACCATGAAATGCCTGGGGGCGCTGGACAAGTTCATCATACAGCTGTTCGTGCTGGAGTCTACCTTCCAGGGACTGGTCGGTTCGGTGGGCGGGGTCATACTTGGCTGCCTGTTCATGCTGGTTTCCATGATGACCTCCTATGGATGGGACCCCCTGATGCTTTTTCCTCTGCTGGACGTGGTGCGAAGCGGCCTGTATTCGCTGGGGGCCGGACTGGGTCTCGCCATCATCGGGGCGTTGTACCCCGCGTACCGGGCATCCCAGATGCCTCCGGCCGACGCCATGCGCACGGAAGTTTGA
- a CDS encoding PqqD family protein codes for MSFFRKKPPPLPRRELLRAKPVRNERLTCEENSDGEIVLGIPRRKTWWINTLSRVFYVPSRRTVVLDRIGSFLWGLCDGRNTVDHVISTIRNEYKLERKEAEVSTLTYLKQLTEKGLIGLAVANRKGEKNA; via the coding sequence ATGTCGTTCTTTCGAAAGAAACCGCCCCCGTTGCCTCGAAGGGAGTTGTTGCGCGCAAAGCCGGTACGCAATGAAAGACTGACCTGCGAAGAAAACTCCGACGGGGAAATCGTGCTGGGCATCCCGAGGAGAAAGACCTGGTGGATCAATACCCTGTCCAGGGTGTTCTACGTGCCAAGCCGGCGGACGGTGGTGCTGGACCGGATCGGCTCGTTCCTCTGGGGGCTATGTGACGGGCGGAACACGGTGGACCACGTGATATCGACGATCCGGAACGAATACAAGCTGGAACGCAAGGAAGCGGAAGTCTCCACGTTGACGTATTTGAAGCAACTCACGGAAAAGGGACTGATTGGACTGGCCGTGGCAAACAGAAAAGGAGAAAAGAACGCATGA
- a CDS encoding CDP-alcohol phosphatidyltransferase family protein, producing the protein MSPDSGQDAQARQIGQARQIGQARQIGQIGQAGRTRPARRTRRAGRTGGFWSPPNLLSLSRIAAVPFIYWGFAQDAQLGLYALIGWAFLTDAADGYLARRFRWESKWGLVLDPLADKILVGSLAVFLVLFRDFPLWAAALVIARDLAILGAGAYLYLRPGNLVLPADRIGKLTTLVMGGTLFLYAADLQPYGAWALWAALCCVVGSGIHYVLGFARLVRTRSGSPETAGVPGASGTMDRREMRRESTLT; encoded by the coding sequence ATGAGTCCGGATTCCGGGCAGGACGCGCAGGCCAGGCAGATCGGGCAGGCCAGGCAGATCGGGCAGGCCAGGCAGATCGGGCAAATCGGGCAGGCAGGGCGGACCAGGCCGGCGAGGCGGACCAGGCGGGCCGGAAGAACGGGAGGGTTCTGGTCTCCGCCCAACCTGCTGTCCCTCTCGCGGATAGCCGCCGTGCCGTTCATATACTGGGGTTTCGCCCAGGATGCGCAGCTGGGCCTCTACGCGCTCATCGGCTGGGCTTTTCTGACGGACGCGGCCGACGGCTACCTGGCGCGCCGTTTCCGCTGGGAAAGCAAATGGGGGCTCGTCCTCGACCCGCTGGCCGACAAGATCCTGGTCGGCAGCCTGGCGGTCTTCCTGGTGCTGTTTCGGGACTTCCCCCTGTGGGCGGCCGCACTGGTCATCGCCCGCGACCTGGCCATACTGGGGGCGGGCGCGTATCTTTATCTCAGGCCCGGCAACCTGGTCCTGCCGGCCGACCGGATCGGGAAACTGACCACCCTGGTCATGGGTGGCACGCTTTTCCTTTACGCCGCGGACCTGCAGCCTTATGGGGCGTGGGCGCTCTGGGCGGCGCTCTGCTGCGTCGTCGGATCGGGCATTCATTACGTCCTGGGGTTCGCGCGGCTGGTCCGGACCCGGTCGGGCAGTCCGGAGACCGCGGGAGTCCCCGGGGCTTCCGGCACGATGGATCGCAGGGAAATGCGACGGGAAAGTACGCTTACATGA
- the recN gene encoding DNA repair protein RecN encodes MLANLRVRNYALLDEVDIEFTPGLNVLTGETGSGKSILIGALGLILGGRATSDAIRSGARTATIEGLFEGARDAQVQALLAEVGVDVEEDTLIIRREVSRDGRNRCTVNGCLVPVSVLKSLGVLLVDLHGQHDHQTLLNPRTHRDFLDGFEDAGAPKQKVAESCRRFTECSEALGRLEDELAATREREELYRFQLDELDQADLSPGEDEALERERAVLENAEQLIRVASDASDALSEGEGAAVDGLVRVIRALEEAERIDPALGEALGGVRNARYQLDDCTDFLRRYRDRVEYDPARLEEVLDRLDLVGRLKRKYGATIEDVVAYRDRIAGELDQMDTVDERRDRLHAEVEAAREELTVRAKALSDRRKQVARKLESRVVAELAELGMGKTGFQVRIDWQESEDGPLSIDGRRFHVDVHGMDRIEFLISPNAGEALKPLVNIASGGEISRVMLALKVILAESDRMPTLVFDELDIGIGGRIAESVGHRLKLVSRDHQVLCITHLHQVACWGRTHFTVQKQSARGRSVTLVDHLDEDGRIREIARMLAGETVDAMALSHAREMLRRTAAV; translated from the coding sequence ATGCTTGCGAACCTGAGGGTCAGAAACTACGCGCTGCTCGACGAGGTGGACATCGAATTCACCCCCGGATTGAACGTGCTCACGGGGGAGACCGGATCCGGGAAGTCCATCCTGATCGGCGCGCTGGGACTCATTCTCGGCGGCCGGGCCACGTCGGATGCCATACGCAGTGGCGCCCGGACCGCGACGATCGAAGGGTTGTTCGAAGGAGCGCGGGACGCACAAGTGCAGGCCCTGCTGGCAGAAGTCGGCGTGGACGTGGAAGAGGATACGCTGATCATCCGGCGGGAGGTCAGCCGCGACGGCCGCAACCGGTGCACGGTCAACGGCTGCCTGGTCCCCGTTTCCGTCCTCAAGAGCCTGGGCGTCCTGCTGGTGGACCTGCACGGGCAGCACGATCACCAGACGCTTCTGAACCCGCGGACGCACCGGGATTTCCTCGACGGGTTCGAGGATGCCGGAGCGCCGAAACAAAAGGTCGCCGAATCCTGCCGTCGTTTCACGGAGTGTTCGGAGGCACTGGGGCGGCTGGAAGATGAACTCGCCGCTACCCGGGAGCGCGAGGAGCTTTACCGCTTTCAGCTGGACGAGCTCGACCAGGCGGACCTGTCTCCGGGAGAAGACGAGGCGCTGGAAAGGGAGCGGGCCGTCCTCGAAAACGCGGAGCAGTTGATCCGGGTCGCCTCGGACGCTTCCGACGCGCTCTCCGAAGGGGAAGGCGCGGCCGTCGACGGACTGGTCCGGGTCATCCGCGCGCTGGAGGAAGCGGAGCGGATCGACCCCGCGCTCGGGGAAGCCCTCGGGGGCGTTCGGAACGCGCGCTACCAGCTCGACGACTGCACCGATTTCCTGCGGCGCTACCGCGACCGCGTCGAGTACGATCCGGCGCGCCTGGAAGAGGTGTTGGACCGCCTGGATCTCGTCGGGCGTCTCAAACGGAAATACGGCGCCACGATCGAGGATGTCGTGGCCTACCGTGACCGGATCGCCGGAGAACTGGACCAGATGGACACGGTCGACGAACGGCGGGACCGTTTGCACGCGGAAGTAGAAGCGGCCCGCGAGGAGTTGACCGTGCGGGCAAAGGCCCTGTCGGACCGGCGAAAGCAGGTGGCGCGAAAACTGGAAAGCAGGGTGGTGGCGGAACTGGCGGAACTGGGCATGGGGAAGACGGGATTCCAGGTCCGGATCGACTGGCAGGAGTCCGAGGACGGCCCCCTGAGCATCGACGGCCGCCGCTTTCACGTGGACGTCCACGGGATGGACCGGATCGAATTCCTGATATCGCCCAATGCCGGAGAGGCGCTCAAGCCGCTGGTGAATATCGCGTCCGGCGGGGAGATATCCCGGGTCATGCTGGCCCTGAAGGTGATCCTCGCCGAATCGGACCGCATGCCGACCCTGGTCTTCGACGAACTGGACATCGGCATCGGCGGACGCATCGCCGAATCGGTCGGGCACCGTTTGAAATTAGTGTCCAGGGACCACCAGGTGCTGTGCATCACCCATCTTCACCAGGTCGCCTGCTGGGGCCGTACGCATTTTACCGTGCAGAAGCAGTCGGCTCGAGGAAGGTCGGTCACGCTGGTCGATCACCTGGACGAGGACGGCAGGATCCGGGAGATCGCGCGCATGCTGGCCGGGGAGACGGTGGACGCCATGGCCCTCTCGCACGCCCGCGAGATGCTTCGGCGCACGGCGGCCGTGTGA